A stretch of Myxococcus virescens DNA encodes these proteins:
- a CDS encoding M16 family metallopeptidase gives MKTRALMSLTALLGLVGCATTPKPPPDENAPPPAVPAQAAAPEPAPQPARPEAVPATPLRQPKPMEQVVLARPDSPIVSFRLVFHTGSVDDPKGKEGLTALTAQLMAEGGTQKLTASQLLEALYPMAAELDVFVDKEFTTLSGRVHKDFLARFQDIFTDVLLAPRLDAAELERLRANAISDVENGLRSANDEALGKVALDALLYQGHPYAHFTGGTVQGLKAITLDDVKAHAQRVFTQDRLVIGLAGAVDDALAQALSSRLSALPAKGAPRVELPAVPTTAGRTVIIQKPTLSTAVSMGFVSTIRRGDPDFFPVAFAMSNLGEHRQSIGVLFTELREKRGLNYGDYAYAEHFIESPGTTYNRTNIARTQQDMSLWIRPVVPTNGVFATRGAVFFLDQMVKEGIPQERFELMRGFLQGYTRLWEQTDQRRLGYAIDGRFYGTPDFLEQYRQAMAKMTPQSVQEALRRRVQPEALNFVFVTEDADGLAQALRSGAPSPITYASPKSEELLTQDQAISSSKLPLRPEAIQVIPAQQFMEK, from the coding sequence ATGAAGACCCGAGCGCTCATGTCCCTCACCGCCCTCCTGGGGCTCGTCGGCTGCGCCACCACGCCGAAGCCGCCTCCCGACGAGAACGCGCCGCCTCCCGCGGTGCCCGCCCAGGCGGCGGCGCCCGAGCCCGCTCCGCAGCCCGCGCGCCCGGAGGCCGTGCCCGCGACGCCGCTGCGCCAGCCCAAGCCCATGGAGCAGGTCGTCCTGGCACGTCCGGACTCGCCCATCGTCTCCTTCCGGCTCGTGTTCCACACCGGCTCCGTGGACGACCCGAAGGGCAAGGAGGGCCTCACCGCCCTCACCGCGCAGCTCATGGCGGAGGGCGGCACGCAGAAGCTCACCGCCTCGCAACTGCTGGAGGCCCTGTACCCCATGGCCGCGGAGCTGGACGTCTTCGTGGACAAGGAGTTCACGACGCTCTCCGGCCGCGTCCACAAGGACTTCCTGGCGCGCTTCCAGGACATCTTCACCGACGTGCTCCTGGCCCCGCGCCTGGACGCCGCCGAGTTGGAGCGCCTGCGCGCCAACGCCATCAGCGACGTGGAGAACGGCCTGCGCAGCGCCAATGACGAGGCCCTGGGCAAGGTCGCGTTGGACGCCCTGCTCTACCAGGGCCACCCCTACGCGCACTTCACGGGCGGCACCGTGCAGGGGTTGAAGGCGATTACGCTGGACGACGTGAAGGCCCACGCCCAGCGCGTCTTCACGCAGGACCGGCTCGTCATCGGCCTGGCGGGCGCGGTGGATGACGCGCTCGCACAGGCGCTCAGCTCGCGCCTGTCCGCGCTGCCCGCGAAGGGCGCTCCGCGCGTGGAGCTGCCCGCCGTGCCGACGACGGCCGGCCGCACCGTCATCATCCAGAAGCCCACGCTCTCCACCGCCGTCAGCATGGGCTTTGTCAGCACCATCCGCCGCGGCGACCCGGACTTCTTCCCGGTGGCCTTCGCCATGTCCAACCTGGGCGAGCACCGCCAGTCCATTGGCGTGCTCTTCACCGAGCTGCGCGAGAAGCGCGGCCTCAACTACGGCGACTACGCCTACGCCGAGCACTTCATCGAGTCGCCCGGCACCACGTACAACCGCACCAACATCGCGCGCACGCAGCAGGACATGTCCCTGTGGATTCGGCCCGTGGTGCCCACCAACGGCGTGTTCGCCACGCGCGGCGCGGTGTTCTTCCTGGACCAGATGGTGAAGGAGGGCATCCCGCAGGAGCGCTTCGAGCTGATGCGCGGCTTCCTCCAGGGCTACACCCGCCTGTGGGAACAGACGGACCAGCGCCGGCTGGGCTACGCCATTGACGGACGCTTCTACGGCACGCCCGACTTCCTGGAGCAGTACCGCCAGGCCATGGCGAAGATGACGCCGCAGTCCGTCCAGGAGGCGCTCCGCCGCCGCGTGCAGCCCGAGGCCCTCAACTTCGTCTTCGTCACCGAGGACGCCGACGGGCTCGCCCAGGCGCTGCGCTCCGGTGCGCCGTCGCCCATCACCTACGCGTCACCCAAGTCAGAGGAACTGCTGACGCAGGACCAGGCCATCTCCTCGTCCAAGCTGCCCCTGCGCCCGGAGGCCATCCAGGTCATCCCCGCGCAGCAGTTCATGGAGAAATAA
- a CDS encoding M16 family metallopeptidase, whose protein sequence is MRRLLPLLLLLLGTALPAAAAPTPASDAFPYTLHTDTLPNGLTVVRVPYPSRGIIAYVTVVRVGSRNEVEPGRTGFAHFFEHMMFKGTKTHPEGDRERILGNFGFDDNAFTTDDITLYYSYGPTAGLPQLIEIEADRFRNLEYSQPSFQTEALAVLGEYHKNAAAPFLKMEEELNAAAFTRHTYQHTTMGFYKDIQAMPQAYDYSRTFFERWYTPDNTLLFIIGDFDDAKVMELVRQHYGPWDRKAAQVSVPAEPPQKGPRTAHIDWPQPTQPRQVIAWRTPGAGTSPVDAAIQTLLVDYLAGPTSPAYKTLVLDKQLVESIGSDYSEHRDPHLFTLTATLKDERHRDTVRKTLLQEVSRLAAGRVDAARLKAIQDHARYGALMALETPRDVGIQLGWYAGVTGSPDGFQRHLQSLPKVTPAQLSDFTKRYLTANKLILLSLTPKTDAQGGTK, encoded by the coding sequence ATGAGACGACTGCTCCCCCTCCTTCTGCTCCTGCTGGGCACCGCCCTGCCGGCCGCCGCCGCGCCCACCCCGGCGTCGGACGCGTTCCCGTACACCCTCCACACGGACACCCTGCCCAACGGCCTCACCGTGGTCCGCGTGCCCTACCCGTCGCGCGGCATCATCGCCTACGTCACCGTGGTCCGCGTGGGCTCGCGCAACGAGGTGGAACCCGGCCGCACCGGCTTCGCCCACTTCTTCGAGCACATGATGTTCAAGGGCACGAAGACGCACCCGGAGGGCGACCGCGAGCGCATCCTCGGGAACTTCGGCTTCGACGACAACGCCTTCACCACCGACGACATCACCCTCTACTACTCCTACGGCCCCACCGCCGGCCTGCCCCAGCTCATCGAAATCGAGGCGGACCGCTTCCGGAACCTGGAGTACAGCCAGCCGTCCTTCCAGACGGAGGCGCTCGCCGTGCTCGGCGAGTACCACAAGAACGCCGCCGCCCCCTTCCTCAAGATGGAGGAGGAGCTCAACGCCGCGGCCTTCACCCGCCACACGTACCAACACACCACCATGGGCTTCTACAAGGACATCCAGGCGATGCCCCAGGCCTATGACTACAGCCGCACCTTCTTCGAGCGCTGGTACACGCCCGACAACACCCTGCTCTTCATCATCGGCGACTTCGACGACGCCAAGGTCATGGAGCTCGTGCGCCAGCACTACGGCCCCTGGGACCGCAAGGCCGCCCAGGTCTCCGTCCCCGCCGAGCCGCCCCAGAAGGGCCCTCGCACCGCCCACATCGACTGGCCTCAACCCACGCAGCCCCGGCAGGTGATTGCGTGGCGCACGCCCGGCGCCGGCACCAGCCCGGTCGACGCCGCCATCCAGACGCTCCTCGTGGACTACCTCGCCGGCCCCACCAGCCCCGCCTACAAGACGCTGGTCCTGGACAAGCAGCTCGTGGAGTCCATTGGCAGTGACTACTCCGAGCACCGCGACCCGCACCTCTTCACCCTCACCGCCACCCTCAAGGACGAGCGCCACCGCGACACCGTCCGCAAGACGCTGCTCCAGGAGGTCAGCCGGCTCGCCGCTGGCCGCGTGGACGCCGCGCGCCTCAAGGCCATCCAGGACCACGCCCGCTACGGCGCGCTCATGGCCCTGGAGACGCCTCGCGACGTGGGCATCCAGCTCGGCTGGTACGCCGGCGTCACGGGCTCGCCCGACGGCTTCCAGCGCCACCTGCAGAGCCTGCCCAAGGTGACGCCCGCGCAGCTCTCCGACTTCACCAAGCGCTACCTCACCGCCAACAAGCTCATCCTGCTCAGCCTCACCCCCAAGACGGACGCCCAGGGAGGGACGAAGTGA
- a CDS encoding helix-turn-helix domain-containing protein, translating into MDATTLAAFEGMVRRVIREEMGASVPGRDVDMLTLVEAATLARTSSAAIQAWLKSGQLTRYGTVRRILVSRRQLLEVLRHQPPALADDAEVPDDAIEARAAQYARGG; encoded by the coding sequence ATGGATGCAACAACACTGGCGGCCTTTGAAGGGATGGTCCGGCGAGTCATTCGCGAGGAGATGGGCGCGAGCGTTCCGGGCAGGGACGTGGACATGCTCACGCTGGTGGAGGCGGCGACGCTCGCGCGCACCAGCAGCGCCGCCATCCAGGCGTGGCTCAAGAGCGGGCAGCTCACGCGGTACGGCACGGTGCGGCGGATTCTCGTGAGCCGCCGGCAGCTACTGGAGGTGCTGCGCCACCAGCCCCCCGCGCTGGCTGACGACGCCGAAGTGCCCGACGACGCCATCGAGGCCCGTGCCGCGCAGTACGCGAGGGGTGGGTGA